Proteins from a single region of Caldibacillus debilis DSM 16016:
- a CDS encoding PIN/TRAM domain-containing protein — protein sequence MLVRIVQIGFLLFGATVGIFFFPYVLDFAGFGDLIVINNPYTLGLFGAILFYFLTFWAVPYVVDFIKWIEESLLKAPPLDLLFGTIGLIIGLIVAYLIGFALNAIQIPVLTEIAPILLTLFFGYLGFQVGFKKREELVNSIVSRSVRKKQAEEEGLKKGNHLKILDTSVIIDGRIADICQTGFIEGTIVIPQFVLEELQHIADSSDALKRNRGRRGLDVLNRIQKDLPIKVEIYEGNFDDVQEVDSKLIKLAKKTNGTVVTNDYNLNKVCELQNVKVLNINDLANAVKPVVLPGEELVVHVIKDGKEENQGVAYLDDGTMIVVEEGRSFIGKTVNVLVTSVLQTSAGRMIFAKPKILEKAL from the coding sequence ATGTTAGTTCGAATCGTACAAATCGGCTTTTTGCTGTTTGGTGCGACGGTGGGCATTTTCTTTTTCCCGTATGTGTTGGACTTTGCCGGCTTCGGCGATCTGATCGTTATCAACAATCCTTATACATTGGGACTCTTTGGCGCTATTTTATTTTATTTTCTTACCTTCTGGGCGGTTCCTTATGTCGTCGATTTCATCAAATGGATTGAAGAATCCTTGTTGAAGGCCCCCCCTCTCGATCTTTTGTTTGGAACGATCGGCCTCATCATCGGTTTGATTGTCGCCTATCTGATCGGGTTTGCCTTGAACGCGATCCAGATCCCTGTCCTTACCGAGATCGCGCCGATCCTGCTGACCTTGTTTTTCGGTTATTTGGGCTTCCAGGTCGGATTCAAAAAGAGGGAGGAACTGGTGAATTCCATCGTTTCCCGCTCGGTGCGGAAGAAACAGGCCGAGGAAGAGGGCTTGAAAAAAGGGAACCATTTAAAGATTTTGGATACGAGCGTCATCATCGACGGCAGGATCGCGGATATTTGCCAAACCGGTTTCATCGAAGGGACGATCGTCATTCCCCAATTCGTGCTGGAGGAGCTGCAGCATATCGCCGACTCTTCCGACGCCCTCAAACGCAACCGGGGAAGAAGGGGGCTTGACGTCTTAAACCGGATCCAAAAGGATTTGCCCATCAAAGTCGAAATCTATGAAGGGAATTTCGATGATGTGCAGGAAGTGGACAGCAAATTGATCAAGCTGGCGAAAAAGACGAACGGCACTGTCGTCACCAACGATTATAATCTGAACAAAGTGTGCGAATTGCAAAATGTGAAGGTATTAAACATAAACGATTTGGCCAACGCCGTAAAACCGGTGGTCCTTCCCGGCGAAGAATTGGTCGTGCATGTCATCAAGGACGGAAAAGAAGAAAATCAAGGGGTCGCCTATTTGGATGACGGAACGATGATCGTCGTCGAAGAAGGAAGAAGCTTCATCGGCAAAACGGTGAACGTCCTCGTGACAAGCGTTTTGCAAACATCGGCGGGCAGAATGATTTTTGCGAAGCCCAAAATTTTAGAAAAAGCATTATAA
- the ispD gene encoding 2-C-methyl-D-erythritol 4-phosphate cytidylyltransferase, which yields MEYVAIVPAAGSGRRMGASKNKLLLSIFGKPLFIYSLQVFEEDPLCKGIVLVVNEKDRREMEEALRLYRIKKVKALVRGGKERQHSVYEGLKAVKEASAVVIHDGARPFVERKQIEDLLSAVEKHEAAVLAVPVKDTVKRAEGGFILETLERSSLWMIQTPQAFTYPLILEAHRKAERDGFLGTDDASLVERMGKKVALVPGNYDNIKITTAEDLYFSEAIVKKRKLERIDQGE from the coding sequence ATGGAATATGTTGCGATAGTGCCTGCGGCCGGATCGGGGCGGCGGATGGGAGCCAGCAAGAACAAACTGCTGCTGAGCATTTTCGGGAAGCCCCTGTTCATCTATTCGCTGCAAGTTTTTGAAGAGGATCCGTTGTGCAAAGGCATCGTTCTGGTCGTCAACGAAAAGGACAGGCGGGAAATGGAGGAGGCCCTCCGCCTTTATCGGATAAAGAAGGTGAAGGCTTTGGTCAGGGGAGGCAAGGAGAGGCAGCACAGCGTGTATGAAGGATTAAAGGCGGTGAAGGAAGCTTCCGCCGTCGTGATCCACGACGGCGCCCGCCCTTTCGTCGAACGGAAGCAGATTGAAGATTTGCTTTCGGCGGTGGAAAAACATGAGGCGGCGGTCTTGGCCGTCCCCGTGAAGGATACGGTGAAAAGGGCGGAGGGAGGCTTTATTCTGGAGACGTTGGAACGTTCATCCCTCTGGATGATCCAGACCCCCCAGGCCTTTACCTATCCCCTGATCTTGGAAGCGCACCGGAAAGCGGAGAGGGACGGCTTCCTCGGAACGGATGACGCCAGCCTGGTGGAGCGGATGGGGAAAAAAGTTGCCCTCGTGCCGGGAAATTACGATAATATAAAGATAACAACGGCGGAGGATTTGTATTTTTCCGAGGCGATTGTGAAAAAGAGAAAGCTGGAAAGGATCGATCAAGGAGAATAG
- the ispF gene encoding 2-C-methyl-D-erythritol 2,4-cyclodiphosphate synthase, giving the protein MYRIGQGFDVHRLAEGRKLIVGGVTIPHSHGLLGHSDADVLLHAIADAVLGAIGRGDIGIHFPDNDPKWKDADSSRLLGQVWEMAKQEGYRLVNCDCTVIAQQPKLAPYIPEMKERIAKLLEAEPDRVNVKATTTERLGFPGREEGIAALAAVLLENGGGSP; this is encoded by the coding sequence ATGTACCGAATCGGACAAGGCTTTGACGTTCATCGATTGGCGGAAGGCAGAAAACTGATCGTCGGCGGGGTGACCATCCCCCATTCCCATGGCCTGTTGGGGCATTCCGATGCGGATGTCTTGCTGCACGCCATCGCCGATGCGGTTTTAGGCGCCATCGGCCGCGGCGATATCGGCATCCATTTTCCCGACAACGACCCGAAATGGAAAGACGCCGATTCCAGCCGGCTGCTGGGACAAGTTTGGGAGATGGCCAAGCAAGAAGGGTACCGGCTGGTCAATTGCGACTGCACGGTCATCGCCCAACAGCCGAAATTGGCGCCTTATATCCCGGAAATGAAGGAACGGATCGCGAAGCTGCTGGAAGCGGAACCCGACCGGGTGAACGTGAAGGCGACGACGACGGAGCGCCTGGGGTTTCCCGGCAGGGAAGAGGGAATCGCCGCCTTGGCGGCGGTGTTGCTGGAAAACGGGGGCGGATCCCCGTAA